From a single Nicotiana tomentosiformis chromosome 2, ASM39032v3, whole genome shotgun sequence genomic region:
- the LOC138906246 gene encoding uncharacterized protein, with translation MAEDSELWDVICDGPFVPMKTIGEPEVSVPKTKKEYNDADRKAIEKNFRAKKILIYGIGLDKYNRISACQSAKEIWEALQTKHEETTHVKQSKIDMLTTEYELFRMKDDESIQDMHTRFTSIINKLHSLGEIIPRNKLVRKILYVLPSSWESKVNAITEAKDLQKLTMDELVGNLKTYEMMKKKDNERRELKKEKIPVPKTDSNDSGGEDADMAYLTKRFQKMVHRNGGIPKGGSSSKPKGYDICRKCGKPGHFIKYCPLLKQDQYKHNTNKAAKRNQVPDKRFKRKDVADNIVQQALSAWGDSFSESEEDDGQGESSMMAVESEATEYDSIFTLMAQSDDDEDDNDDDEVNFLDVQRNLKSYSAKKLMSLANVLIYAYHSLINDKNALIVELGEAEQS, from the coding sequence atggctgaagaCTCAGAACTTTGGGATGTCATCTGTGATGGTCCTTTTGTTCCTATGAAGACCATTGGAGAACCAGAAGTGTCAGTTCCTAAGACTAAGAAAGAATACAACGATGCTGACAGAAAGGCTATAGAGAAGAACTTCCGAGCAAAAAAGATCCTCATCTATGGTATTGGACTAGACAAATATAACCGGATTTCTGCCTGCCAATCTGCCAAGGAGATCTGGGAGGCTCTCCAAACAAAACACGAAGAGACTACTCATGTCAAACAGTCGAAGATTGATATGCTAACCACTGAGTATGAGCTATTCAGAATGAAGGAcgatgagtccattcaggacatgcacacTCGCTTCACCTCTATCATCAATAAGCTTCACTCTCTTGGTGAAATCATTCCTAGAAACAAGCTTGTGAGAAAGATCCTCTACGTGTTGCCCAGCTCTTGGGAAAGTAAGGTAAATGCTATCACAGAAGCAAAAGATTTGCAGAAGCTGACCATGGACGAACTTGTTGGCAATCTGAAGACTTATGAAATGATGAAGAAAAAGGACAATGAGAGAAGAGAGCTGAAAAAGGAGAAGATACCGGTTCCCAAGACGGACAGCAATGACTCAGGTGGTGAGGATGCTGATATGGCCTACCTGACAAAAAGGTTTCAGAAAATGGTTCACAGaaatggaggcattccaaaaGGGGGCAGTTCCAGCAAGCCGAAAGGTTATGACATATGTCGTAAGTGCGGCAAGCCAGGACACTTCATCAAGTATTGCCCTCTTCTCAAGCAAGATCAATACAAACACAACACTAACAAAGCAGCcaagaggaaccaggttcctgacAAAAGATTCAAAAGAAAAGACGTTGCTGATAACATTGTGCAACAGGCTCTTTCTGCATGGGGAGACTCTTTCAGCGAATCCGAAGAAGATGATGGGCAAGGTGAAAGCTCTATGATGGCAGTCGAAAGTGAAGCAACTGAGTATGACTCCATTTTTACCTTGATGGCTcagtctgatgatgatgaagatgacaacgacgatgatgaggtaaatttttTGGATGTTCAGAGAAATCTGAAATCTTATTCTGCAAAAAAACTCATGTCTTTGGCAAATGTTTTAATATATGCATACcacagtcttataaatgataaaaatgctcTAATTGTGGAATTAGGAGAAGCAGAACAATCTTGA